A stretch of DNA from Tribolium castaneum strain GA2 chromosome 7, icTriCast1.1, whole genome shotgun sequence:
tttttggAGACTTGTTTCAGGGCCTAACACTAactcaaattttttcaaacttgggTTTGCACAAATCGCTCCTGAATCGATTTCGCTTAAATTATTTGCAAGAATTTTGAGATCAGTTACTTGGTCCAGTTTTGACAATGAATCGGAGTAAAGGTTACCCCAAACACCCATTAGCTGGACTTTTGTCAAAGTTCTATTAATTTCTAAAGGTTTTCCTTCAGTTAGTGTGACATTATAGACTTCTGATAGCACTTCCCATCCCCAAATGTCACGCGATTGAACACACTTTGCCAAAACAAGtagcaaaaaattctaaaaaaaataaattagtaggTTTAATGTTTGGTTTCAAACAAACCATCTTGCGCGACTGAtcaaagtgtaaaaaaatttcggtTATTTACGTGTTAAGAGGTTATCGATTTATTTATCGTTATTCGATACAAGTCAACAatgaaaacatattttttcaaacacagAGGGAATAAGACCTGTGGTCATACTCCCCTGAGACATTTACAGTGTGATTCAGTTTTGCTTGCAGTTCCCTTTGAAATTCCTCCAATTCGGAGCCCTTCAGTTTGGTCAAAAACACGTTGAGTTCCCTCAGGTTGGGCatatttttggcaattttttcggcATCAAAATGCTTGATCGAGTTTTGTCCAATGTAAAGCACCTTCAAAGTGTCCAATCCCTCAAACTCGTCCCAAGTCAAGTTTCTTATTCTATTCGAAACCAAGGtcagtttttctaatttgggattatttttgaatagaTTTTGCGGCAGTTTTGTCAATTTGTTGCAATTCAATCCAACTTCTTCAAGGTTTTTCAAATCACTGAACACGTCTGGAtcaatttcttcaatttcaCAATGCTGTAGAGTTAGATTAGTCACAGAGGTgaggtttttcaaataatcgtGAGTCAAGTGTGGAATTTCTAATCTATCAAGTTTGAGTTTCTTTActtttggtaaattttcaaGAGCGTCTACGTCGAGGGCAGTGAAATTCCAGTAGCTACCATAGAATTCGAGTTCTTCCaaattttggcaattttccAAGTGACTTTTcgtcaattttgaaaaaagtgatgGTGGCATTACGGTAAATTCCATTTTTCTTAAAGCTGGATTGGAACAAATTGCTCCTGGTTGTATTTCAGTTAAATTGTTTGCAAAAATCGAAATATGTGTTATATTATCCAACTTTGAAAATGAATCGGAATATAGGTCACCCCACATCTTCAAATATAACTCGTCATCAGATGTGTTTATTTCTAAAGCACCGTCTTCCACATCTTCTAACCCGTTGGTGTAAATCTGAAGATCcgttatttttgataattttgataAGGAAGTTGCGTAAAGGGTTCCGGTCACGTTATCAAGCTTGACTTGAGTGTAAGCTTCATTAATTTGAAGTGGTTCTTTCCTTGGCTCTATATCAGAAATTTCAGGCAAACAGTCCTTCCAAAGACTTAATAATTGAAGATTTACTACcaaaataagcaagaaaatgCTTTCAAAagactaaaaaacaaaataaagtttttgcaaCTGTTAGTTTTTCGCTTACCATCTTGTATGGAGTTATCCactaaaataactttttgtacagaaaaattaaataatagtaTGGTTTCAAACAAACTATCTTGAGCGACTGATcaaagtgtaaaaaatttttggttacttACTTGTTAAAAGGttgtacatttatttttaaataccgAGAGCATAATACCTGTGGTCATACTCCCCTGAGACATTTACAGGGTGATTGATTCAGTTTTGCTTGCAGTTCCCTTTGAAATTTCTCCAATTCGGAGCCCTTCAGTTTGGTCAAAAACACGTTGAGTTCCCTCAGGTTGGgcatatttttggaaattttttcggCATCAAAATGCTTGATCGAGTTTTGTCCAATGTAAAGCACCTTCAAAGTGTCCAATCCCTCAAACTCGTCCCAAGTCAAGTTACTTATTCTATTCCAAATCAAAGtcagtttttctaatttgggattatttttgaataaattttgcgGCAGTTTTGTCAATTTGTTGCAATTCAATCCAACTTCTTCAAGGTTTTTCAAATCACTGAACACGTGTGGATCGATTTCTTCAATTTCACAATGCTGTAGAGTTAGATTAGTCACAGAGGTgaggtttttcaaataatcgtGAGTCAAGTGTGGAATTTCTAATCTATCAAGCTTGAGTTTCTTTACTTTTGGTAAATTCTTAAGAGCGTCTACGTCGAGGGCAGTGAAATTCCTGTAGCTACCATAGAATTCGAATTCTTCCaaattttggcaattttccAAGTGACTTTGcgtcaattttcgaaaaaagtgATGGTGGCATTACGATAAACTCCATTTTTCTTAAAGCTAGATTGGAACAAATAGCTCCTGGTTGTATTTCAGTTAAATTGTTTGCAAAAATCGAAATATGTTATATTATCCAACTTTGAAAATGAATCGGAATATAGGTCACCCCACATCTTCAAATATAACTCGTCATCAGATGTGTTTATTTCTAAAGGACCTCCTTCAGTTATTATAATATTTAGACTTTTCACATCCCAAATATCATCCAAACAATTGGCGTTTATTAGaaacaaaatcaataaaaacggcttctaaaaattcaaaaattacgtttttggtGTTTTAGAGTAATACAAACAATTGCGAATCAATAACAAGACTAAGGTTTCATATAAAAACACGCAAAAGGTTATCACTTTATTGTCCATCAAAAGTACAATTTAATCATCATCCCATTTTACGTCGTAAACCTCACATGAATCGTGATATCCTGGATCAAACTTATGCCTGATTTTAATAGTGCGATTTAATTTCTCGATAAGTTCATTAGCGAAAGCTTCCCTCTTCTTGCAATCCAGAGGATTAATAGGAAAATCTAGTTCCGTCAAATTCGGCATATATCTCGCAATTTTTTCAGCATTAAAACTTGTAATTTGGTTCGAACCAACGTGCAAATATGTTAGCGACTTTAAGCCATCAAATTCGTCCCAAGtcacatttgttaaattatttctataaaaagataaaacctCCAATTTTGAgctatttttgaacaaattttgagGCAATTCAGTTATTTCGTTCCAACTGATTTCCAagtctttcaaatttggcaaatttttgaaaaaatttggctCAATTCTAGCCACGTTACAACTTCGGATTGTAAGAATTTGCaaggaatttaaatttttaaaatagtttggTGAGAGCTGAGTTAGGTTGAAACCCATCAATTGAAGGTTTCTCAAGTTTGGCAAATTTTCTAACGCATCTTCGGCAAGCATCAACATATTGTCGGGTTCTGTCACTATTACCAACCCTTCAAGCTTATCACAACCTTTGAGAATGTTTTTGGTAATTGTTAGAAGCTTTTCCTTTGTGTTGAAgataatttcaaagtttttcaaaatcggGGGTGAGCAAAAAGCACCGTCTTCCACATCTTCTAACCCGTTGGTGTAAATCTGAAGATCcgttatttttgataattttgataAGGAAGTTGCGTAAAGGGTTCCGGTCACATTATCAAGCTTGACTTGAGTATAAGTTTCGTTAATTTGAAGCGGTTCTTTCCTTAGCTCTATATCGGAAATTTCAGGCAAACTGTCCTCCCAGAGACTTGATAATGCTGGATTTACGaccaaaataagcaaaaagatgctttcaaaaaactaaaaaacaaaacaagattTTTGTAACTGTTAATTTTTCGCTTACCATCTTGTATGCAATTTTGCACTAAAATAACATTCAGTGCAGAATGAGGGCAAAGTGTATCAAAACCACAAAATTCTTATCAAAACTTTATTACTGTACACAAACATTATCATCAGAATACACAACAGTGACCGAATCGTTCATTTTCTCGACCAATTTACTCGCAAAATTTTCCTTCAACTTACAAGGccacaaatttttcttaatttccaGATACTTCAAATTTGGCAAAACCCGACTCACTTTATCCGGATCAAAATTAAGAATCCTGTTTCCgctcaaatttaaaaactcgagtTTAGACAACCCCTCAAACTCGCTCCAACTCAAATCCCTAATCCTGTTATAATCCAAAAACAAGCGCCTTAAATTTATCAATCCGCGAAACACTTTTTCGGGTATTTGAGTCAAGTTTTTAttgtaactgatttcgagttCTTCCAAATGCGCTAATCCTTCAAAGGCGTTGCTTCCAATCCCGGAAATGTGGCACCTGATGAGGACCAGTCTCGTCAAGCTCTCACGTCGCAGCTTCAAAAAATTGCGTTTTAAAAACCCGATTTTGTGGCTTTCCAGAGCCAAAGTCCTCAAATGTGTGTCTTCAAACGTGTCGGTGTCGATTTTTGAAGGCTTTTCAAAGTCGAGTTTGACAAATAAGTGGCGGAGTTGGTGTTTGCATTGCCGGAATGTGTTTTTAGACAGTGGTGGAGCTTGAAAATTGCCGGCGAAATTTAGTTCCAACTTTTGTAAAGTAGGCAGTGAACAAATGGCGCCAGTTTCAATTTCTGTGATTTGGTTGTTGAAGATTTTCAAGTCGGTGATGCCGTAGAGTTGGGTTAGGGTTTCGTAGTAAAGGGGGCCTCGCAAACCGCTGATTTCGACACAATTTTGGTCACAAAAATCACGAGTTTGGCCttcgaaaatttgaaaatacaacaaaaatgtgaaaagtttgaaattcATTGTGAAGACAGCACTAATCAACTTATAGTCACGCAATGAATGTTATTAACATTTCGATTTATCACTCTTATCATTGTCCCACATTTATAAATGTAAGTTCTTGCTTTCACAAAACTGGGAAAAATGCTCGTCTGGGAATTCAATACTGCGGTACTTCTCCTTCAACTCCTTCTTGGACATTTCCACAGTCTTGCACGATTGTAGATTCAGTTCCATGAAGAACTTCTTCAATTTTGGCAAATTTGTGTGAATTTTGGTGGCATTGAAATACTTAATTTGATTATCAAAAACGTCCAATTCCTCCAAAAATGGCAAATTTTTCAACTCATCCCAAGTCAAATCAAGTCCATTATCACGCAAAATCAACCGTTTGAGTTTCGTTTTTTCGAACAAGTCAACCGGAAGTTGAGTCAACTCCGGGTTGTGGACAATCTCAACTTCCTCCAACTTcgaaaaactgtcaaaaacgCCGGCTTCGATCCCGGTTAGGTGAATGTGAGACAAAATCAACTTCTTCAAATTTTGCGGATTGAGCTTCAAGAAGTTTTTCCTCAAATGTTCCACTTTTAGACTATCAACCCCAAATACCTCCAAGGCCAAACCCTCCAAAGCATTTTCCTCAATAGTCGAAGGCGTGTTATAgtcaaacttcaaaaaaagTTGCTCCAACTTTTCGCAATTTTTGAACATgtttttgctcagttttggGGGTTCACTGTTCATGCTCAAATCAAGTtccaaaattgtcaaatttggGGGTGAACACAAGGCTCCGGAGTCAATTTTTCGGACCTCGCTGTGGCTCAACCGGAGCTCCGTCACATTGTGGAGTTGCGAAAAAGAATCGGAAAAAATAGTCCCGGAAACGTCCACGATTTCAAGCTGGTGGTACGACTGGTTTAGTTGAAGTGGACGATTTTTCTGGAGCTGTGGTACGAACAGTTTTGGTACTCCTAGTCCCCACAAGTCCCGACTTTCGCCCGATTTGatgacaataaataataacgccAAGTGGAAAAATCTCatctaaaattcaaaatttagatTCGATTccttaaaagttaaaaaaatacttttgaaTCAAGTGACAACGAGCAGACAACTAATTTCGGATTTGTTTATCGTGGAGTAATCACAGGTCGTGACTCCAAACATTGATAAAACTGTTTGTGTAAACAGGGTGTctcaattaaaattcttttggccattttcagatttttttattaaattattttgtcacAATAATTGTATTAACGCTTCAGTCGTCGAAATGTTTGCAATCGTCGTAAGATCCAGGATCGAGGGTGTATATTGCACATGTATAGGGTGATCCATCTTGGCTTGCAATTTGTCCTTGAAAGCTTCTTCCTACAGGATCCCATATTCTGTTCAATGAAAACCTTCTTCAGGTTGGGCATAGACCTTGACACCTTCGTAGCATCAAAATAATCGATTCTATTGACTGCAAGACTCAACTCCTTCAACCGATTCAACCCTTGGAACTCATTCCATGTAATATCCGTAATCCTATTGGCCACCAGAAGCAAAATCTCCAAAACAGGGGTGTACTTGAAGAGATTTCGCGGCAAATAGGTTAATCCCCCATTGTGGGTAATCTTCAGTCGTCTCAAATTATTCAGCGGTTCCAAAACGTTTGGGTCAATTTGCTGAATCCGACAATTCTCCAAAACCAACACTTGCAACCACTTTATGTTATTGAACCATCTCTTGGTCAAGTGGTCGATGTTCTGGTTCCTCAAAACCAGCTCTTTGAAGTTGTACAAGTTGTAAAAGTGTCTTCACTAAGCCTTGGTCGGTAAATCTCGTCGAAGGCGTGTTATAGTGAAACTTCAAAAAAAGTTGCTCCTacttttcgtaatttttgaaCATGTTTTTGCCCAATTTTGACTGTTCATGCTTAAATAAAGCtccaaaattgtcaaatttggAGGTGATCACAAGGCCCCGGAGTCAATTTTTCGCACCTCGCTGTGGCTCAACCGGAGCTCCGTCACATTGTGGAGTTGCGAAAAAGAATCGGAAAAAATAGTCCCGGAAACGTCCACGATTTCAAGCTGGTGGTACGACTGGTTTAGTTGAAGTGGACGATTTTTCTGGAGCTGTGGTACGAACAGTTTTGGTACTCCTAGTCCCCACAAGTTCCGACTTTCGCCCGATTTgatgacaaaaaataataacgccAAGTGGAAACATCTCatctaaaattcaaaatttagatTCGATTccttaaaagttaaaaaaatacttttgaaTCAAGTGACAACGAGCAGACAACTAA
This window harbors:
- the LOC103312412 gene encoding leucine-rich repeat-containing protein 15-like, with protein sequence MPPSLFSKLTKSHLENCQNLEELEFYGSYWNFTALDVDALENLPKVKKLKLDRLEIPHLTHDYLKNLTSVTNLTLQHCEIEEIDPDVFSDLKNLEEVGLNCNKLTKLPQNLFKNNPKLEKLTLVSNRIRNLTWDEFEGLDTLKVLYIGQNSIKHFDAEKIAKNMPNLRELNVFLTKLKGSELEEFQRELQAKLNHTVNVSGEYDHRSYSLCV
- the LOC658716 gene encoding protein toll, coding for MEFIVMPPSLFSKIDANYRNFTALDVDALKNLPKVKKLKLDRLEIPHLTHDYLKNLTSVTNLTLQHCEIEEIDPHVFSDLKNLEEVGLNCNKLTKLPQNLFKNNPKLEKLTLIWNRISNLTWDEFEGLDTLKVLYIGQNSIKHFDAEKISKNMPNLRELNVFLTKLKGSELEKFQRELQAKLNQSPCKCLRGV
- the LOC103312427 gene encoding leucine-rich repeat-containing protein 15-like isoform X1: MFFESIFLLILVVNPALSSLWEDSLPEISDIELRKEPLQINETYTQVKLDNVTGTLYATSLSKLSKITDLQIYTNGLEDVEDGAFCSPPILKNFEIIFNTKEKLLTITKNILKGCDKLEGLVIVTEPDNMLMLAEDALENLPNLRNLQLMGFNLTQLSPNYFKNLNSLQILTIRSCNVARIEPNFFKNLPNLKDLEISWNEITELPQNLFKNSSKLEVLSFYRNNLTNVTWDEFDGLKSLTYLHVGSNQITSFNAEKIARYMPNLTELDFPINPLDCKKREAFANELIEKLNRTIKIRHKFDPGYHDSCEVYDVKWDDD
- the LOC107397578 gene encoding leucine-rich repeat transmembrane neuronal protein 4-like yields the protein MNFKLFTFLLYFQIFEGQTRDFCDQNCVEISGLRGPLYYETLTQLYGITDLKIFNNQITEIETGAICSLPTLQKLELNFAGNFQAPPLSKNTFRQCKHQLRHLFVKLDFEKPSKIDTDTFEDTHLRTLALESHKIGFLKRNFLKLRRESLTRLVLIRCHISGIGSNAFEGLAHLEELEISYNKNLTQIPEKVFRGLINLRRLFLDYNRIRDLSWSEFEGLSKLEFLNLSGNRILNFDPDKVSRVLPNLKYLEIKKNLWPCKLKENFASKLVEKMNDSVTVVYSDDNVCVQ
- the LOC103312427 gene encoding uncharacterized protein LOC103312427 isoform X2, encoding MRFFHLALLFIVIKSGESRDLWGLGVPKLFVPQLQKNRPLQLNQSYHQLEIVDVSGTIFSDSFSQLHNVTELRLSHSEVRKIDSGALCSPPNLTILELDLSMNSEPPKLSKNMFKNCEKLEQLFLKFDYNTPSTIEENALEGLALEVFGVDSLKVEHLRKNFLKLNPQNLKKLILSHIHLTGIEAGVFDSFSKLEEVEIVHNPELTQLPVDLFEKTKLKRLILRDNGLDLTWDELKNLPFLEELDVFDNQIKYFNATKIHTNLPKLKKFFMELNLQSCKTVEMSKKELKEKYRSIEFPDEHFSQFCESKNLHL